A single window of Archangium gephyra DNA harbors:
- a CDS encoding protein kinase domain-containing protein, whose amino-acid sequence MATYRLIRKLAAGGMAEVFLAKVVGAEGFEKPVAVKRILPSLAQDREFVELFLREAKLTVCLQHANVVQVFDLGSINGQYYMVMEFVDGENLRAVQRGAAGNQVPLGLREVCFIVQQVTEGLAYAHGRADAVGRPLNIIHRDVNPSNVMVASSGEVKLADFGIAKAANAQNGTQAGVVKGKAGYLAPEQVKGAEVDQRADLFLIGLMLYELLAGRQLFSGPDYFLTLRNIAQFDVKSLAPVPGVPPALWSIVTRALAPEPSARFQRARDISDALQNFLFDHRLRVGPQDVAALFSRCFPERRSPLEGSTEVRGEEIRLGSDAGLQRPPTLTSVRSRPPFPGGARPGTSSLPSMRAVTDPGRLTPPPPPPEARAGTSVTMQVPPPQPVGRSTSVTMQVGPPAGVRTGTQPGLNTALSLPTQTRVMRPPRRKLGEMLVASGRLSETQLKGALERQKRTGGRIGELLVAEGIVAEEDVVRALSEQGGISFVSDKVLRTMPVPKALLSLLPLEKAERLEAVPVAQQAKELVCAMREPRDLARLDELKFITGCSVRGIYATEGAIRRAIGRFYRGDDPDQMDDWSTMMPLAGSESDKGVTPYADKHTRTRERLLDESAFEEISSAPTPPPAAPPPVLEPTPVPAPPVLRATPAPASLARTMLVVSDDQELRDAAVRLLTRQGVAASGSSAADVEKAMALGGTEVALVAADTVQDAPAVVARLMTVAPSMEVRVLPSLAEALGGEAGPLSRAARLHARVVDAALAALGGVGVQGAALAKLARRVARRLGAGRAEAERASAVAYALALAAFQESGSGERFLRPSCESMRAILGRDAGELAGLIGACTRDAAPLSEKADKATQALAAAVSLLEVAGTAMLGAAAASQSLVKLRAEGRLPAAALEALSAEVMELVLGEKASHTVVLAEPNAARASALQARFLADGVRVVLADSAARARVLLSEGSQALVVASRLPDGDGAELTRSLRSASETAALPIFVLAPPEDPGLVEAGLDAGADDVLTYPVNPEVLVAKLRRALQPRRASVTPTPAPAPVAAAMASASVSVSA is encoded by the coding sequence ATGGCCACATACCGACTCATCCGCAAGCTGGCAGCAGGCGGCATGGCGGAGGTGTTCCTGGCCAAGGTGGTCGGGGCCGAAGGCTTCGAGAAGCCGGTCGCAGTCAAGCGGATCCTCCCGTCGCTGGCGCAGGACCGGGAGTTCGTGGAGCTGTTCCTGCGCGAGGCGAAGCTGACGGTGTGCTTGCAGCACGCCAACGTGGTGCAGGTGTTCGATCTGGGCTCCATCAACGGCCAGTACTACATGGTGATGGAGTTCGTGGACGGGGAGAACCTGCGCGCGGTGCAGCGCGGGGCCGCGGGCAACCAGGTGCCGCTGGGCCTGCGCGAGGTGTGCTTCATCGTCCAGCAGGTGACGGAAGGCCTGGCGTACGCGCATGGACGCGCGGACGCGGTGGGCCGGCCGCTCAACATCATCCACCGCGACGTCAATCCGTCCAACGTGATGGTGGCCAGCAGCGGCGAGGTGAAGCTGGCGGACTTCGGCATCGCCAAGGCGGCCAACGCGCAGAATGGCACCCAGGCGGGCGTGGTGAAGGGCAAGGCGGGCTACCTCGCGCCGGAGCAGGTGAAGGGCGCCGAGGTGGATCAGCGCGCGGACCTCTTCCTCATTGGCCTGATGCTGTACGAGCTGCTCGCGGGCAGGCAGCTCTTCAGCGGGCCGGACTACTTCCTGACGCTGCGCAACATCGCCCAGTTCGACGTGAAGAGCCTGGCGCCGGTGCCGGGAGTGCCGCCGGCGCTCTGGAGCATCGTCACCCGGGCGCTGGCGCCGGAGCCGTCCGCGCGCTTCCAGCGGGCGCGGGACATCTCGGACGCGCTGCAGAACTTCCTCTTCGACCACCGGCTGCGCGTGGGCCCGCAGGACGTGGCGGCGCTCTTCTCGCGCTGCTTCCCCGAGCGCCGCTCGCCGCTGGAGGGCTCCACCGAGGTGCGGGGGGAGGAGATCCGCCTGGGCTCGGACGCGGGGCTGCAGCGCCCGCCGACGCTCACCTCGGTGCGCTCGCGCCCACCCTTCCCGGGTGGGGCGCGTCCGGGCACCTCGTCGCTTCCCTCGATGCGGGCGGTGACGGATCCGGGCCGGTTGACGCCGCCGCCTCCGCCGCCCGAGGCGCGCGCGGGCACCTCCGTCACCATGCAGGTGCCGCCTCCGCAGCCCGTGGGCCGGAGCACCTCCGTCACCATGCAGGTGGGTCCTCCGGCCGGCGTGCGCACGGGGACGCAGCCCGGTCTCAACACCGCCCTCTCGCTGCCGACGCAGACGCGCGTGATGCGCCCGCCGCGCCGCAAGCTGGGGGAGATGCTGGTGGCCTCGGGCCGGCTGTCGGAGACGCAGCTCAAGGGCGCCCTGGAGCGGCAGAAGCGCACCGGTGGCCGCATCGGCGAGCTGCTCGTCGCCGAGGGGATCGTGGCCGAGGAGGACGTGGTCCGCGCCCTCAGCGAGCAGGGAGGCATCTCCTTCGTCTCGGACAAGGTGCTGCGCACCATGCCGGTGCCCAAGGCGCTGCTGTCGCTGCTGCCGCTGGAGAAGGCCGAGCGGCTCGAGGCGGTGCCCGTGGCCCAGCAGGCCAAGGAGCTGGTGTGCGCCATGCGCGAGCCGCGCGACCTGGCCCGCCTGGACGAGCTGAAGTTCATCACCGGCTGCTCCGTGCGTGGCATCTACGCCACCGAGGGAGCCATCCGCCGCGCCATCGGCCGCTTCTACCGCGGGGATGACCCGGACCAGATGGACGACTGGTCCACCATGATGCCGCTGGCGGGCTCCGAGTCGGACAAGGGCGTCACGCCCTACGCCGACAAGCACACCCGCACGCGCGAGCGCCTGCTGGACGAGTCCGCCTTCGAGGAGATCTCCTCGGCGCCCACGCCGCCGCCCGCGGCCCCGCCGCCGGTGCTCGAGCCCACCCCCGTGCCCGCGCCGCCGGTGCTGCGCGCGACGCCCGCGCCCGCCTCGCTGGCGCGCACCATGTTGGTGGTGTCGGATGATCAGGAGCTGCGCGACGCGGCGGTGCGGTTGCTGACGCGTCAGGGCGTGGCGGCCTCGGGCAGCAGCGCCGCGGATGTGGAGAAGGCCATGGCGCTGGGCGGCACCGAGGTGGCGCTGGTGGCCGCGGACACAGTGCAGGATGCGCCCGCCGTGGTCGCGCGGCTGATGACGGTGGCGCCCTCCATGGAGGTGCGCGTGCTGCCCTCGCTGGCCGAGGCCCTCGGAGGCGAGGCCGGTCCGTTGAGCCGCGCGGCGCGGTTGCATGCCCGCGTGGTGGACGCGGCGCTCGCGGCGCTCGGGGGCGTGGGCGTGCAGGGCGCGGCGCTGGCCAAGCTGGCCCGGCGCGTGGCCCGGCGGCTCGGCGCGGGCCGTGCGGAGGCCGAGCGGGCTTCCGCCGTGGCGTATGCCCTGGCACTCGCGGCCTTCCAGGAGTCGGGCTCGGGCGAGCGTTTCCTCCGGCCCTCGTGTGAGTCGATGCGCGCCATCCTCGGCCGCGACGCGGGCGAGCTGGCCGGGCTCATCGGGGCGTGCACCCGGGACGCGGCGCCACTGTCGGAGAAGGCGGACAAGGCCACGCAGGCGCTGGCCGCGGCGGTGTCGCTGCTGGAGGTCGCGGGCACGGCCATGCTGGGGGCCGCGGCCGCGTCGCAGTCGCTCGTCAAGCTGCGCGCCGAGGGGCGGCTGCCCGCGGCGGCCCTGGAAGCGCTCTCCGCGGAGGTGATGGAGCTGGTGCTGGGCGAGAAGGCCTCGCACACGGTGGTGCTCGCCGAGCCCAACGCGGCGCGGGCCTCGGCGCTCCAGGCGCGCTTCCTCGCGGACGGGGTGCGGGTGGTGCTCGCCGACTCTGCGGCCCGGGCCCGCGTGCTGCTCTCCGAGGGCAGCCAGGCGCTCGTGGTGGCCTCGCGGCTCCCGGACGGGGATGGTGCCGAGCTCACGCGCTCGCTGCGCTCCGCCTCGGAAACGGCCGCGCTGCCCATCTTCGTGCTGGCGCCTCCGGAG